A genomic region of Bosea sp. 124 contains the following coding sequences:
- the tuf gene encoding elongation factor Tu — protein MAKEKFARTKPHCNIGTIGHVDHGKTSLTAAITKILAESGGATFTAYDQIDKAPEEKARGITISTAHVEYETAARHYAHVDCPGHADYVKNMITGAAQMDGAILVVSAADGPMPQTREHILLARQVGVPALVVFMNKVDLVDDAELLELVEMEIRELLSKYDFPGDDIPITKGSAKVALDNGDKTIGHDAVLALMKTVDEYIPQPARPLDLPFLMPVEDVFSISGRGTVVTGRVERGIVKVGEEIEIVGLKDTVKTTVTGVEMFRKLLDQGQAGDNIGALLRGTKREDVERGQILCKPGSVKPHTKFKAEAYILTKEEGGRHTPFFTNYRPQFYFRTTDVTGVVHLPEGTEMVMPGDNIAMEVHLIVPIAMEEKLRFAIREGGRTVGAGVVASIIA, from the coding sequence ATGGCCAAAGAGAAATTTGCTCGGACGAAGCCGCATTGCAACATTGGAACGATTGGTCACGTCGACCATGGCAAGACGTCTTTGACGGCTGCGATCACGAAGATCCTGGCGGAGTCGGGCGGGGCGACGTTCACGGCGTATGACCAGATCGACAAGGCTCCGGAAGAGAAGGCCCGCGGCATCACGATCTCGACGGCGCATGTCGAGTACGAGACGGCTGCGCGTCACTACGCTCACGTCGACTGCCCCGGCCACGCCGACTATGTGAAGAACATGATCACGGGCGCGGCGCAGATGGACGGCGCGATCCTGGTGGTGTCGGCGGCCGACGGCCCGATGCCGCAGACCCGCGAGCACATCCTTCTGGCGCGCCAGGTCGGCGTTCCGGCGCTGGTGGTGTTCATGAACAAGGTCGATCTCGTCGACGACGCCGAGCTGCTCGAGCTGGTCGAGATGGAGATCCGCGAGCTTCTGTCGAAATACGATTTCCCCGGCGACGACATCCCGATCACCAAGGGTTCGGCCAAGGTCGCGCTCGACAATGGCGACAAGACCATCGGCCATGACGCGGTTCTGGCGCTGATGAAGACGGTCGACGAGTACATCCCGCAGCCGGCGCGTCCGCTGGACCTGCCGTTCCTGATGCCGGTCGAGGACGTGTTCTCGATCTCGGGCCGCGGCACGGTGGTGACGGGTCGCGTCGAGCGCGGCATCGTCAAGGTCGGCGAGGAAATCGAGATCGTCGGGCTGAAGGACACGGTCAAGACGACGGTGACGGGCGTCGAGATGTTCCGCAAGCTGCTCGACCAGGGCCAGGCGGGCGACAACATCGGCGCGCTGCTGCGCGGCACGAAGCGTGAGGACGTCGAGCGCGGGCAGATCCTGTGCAAGCCGGGCTCTGTGAAGCCGCACACGAAGTTCAAGGCCGAGGCCTACATCCTGACCAAGGAGGAGGGCGGTCGCCACACCCCGTTCTTCACCAACTACCGCCCGCAGTTCTACTTCCGCACGACCGACGTGACGGGCGTGGTGCACCTGCCGGAAGGCACGGAGATGGTGATGCCGGGCGACAACATCGCCATGGAAGTGCACCTGATCGTGCCGATCGCGATGGAAGAGAAGCTGCGCTTCGCCATCCGCGAAGGCGGCAGGACCGTCGGCGCCGGCGTCGTCGCAAGCATCATCGCTTGA
- the secE gene encoding preprotein translocase subunit SecE, which yields MAKSSPFSFLQDVRNEAGKVTWPSRRETLITTGLVLAMVVVSSLFFLFTDTIIRWSLGIILGAR from the coding sequence ATGGCCAAGAGCAGCCCCTTCAGCTTCCTGCAGGACGTCCGCAACGAGGCCGGCAAGGTCACCTGGCCGTCGCGCCGCGAGACCTTGATCACGACGGGCCTCGTGCTCGCCATGGTCGTCGTCTCCAGCCTGTTCTTCCTCTTCACCGACACCATCATCCGCTGGTCGCTCGGCATCATCCTCGGCGCCCGTTGA
- the nusG gene encoding transcription termination/antitermination protein NusG, with protein sequence MSTRWYIVHAYSNFENKVAQSIRDQAAQRNLADKFDEVLVPTEKVVEVRRGRKVDAERKFFPGYVLVKCEMTDEVYHLIKNTPKVTGFLGADKAKPMAIPEHEAMRIKGQVAEGIERPKPTVVFEIGEQVKVADGPFASFNGVVEDVDHGRARLKVAVSIFGRATPVELEYGQVEKL encoded by the coding sequence GTGAGCACCCGCTGGTACATCGTCCACGCCTATTCTAACTTCGAGAACAAGGTCGCGCAGTCGATCCGCGACCAGGCGGCGCAGCGCAATCTCGCCGACAAGTTCGATGAGGTGCTGGTCCCGACCGAGAAGGTCGTCGAGGTTCGCCGCGGCCGCAAGGTCGATGCCGAGCGCAAGTTCTTCCCCGGCTATGTGCTGGTGAAATGCGAGATGACCGACGAGGTCTATCACCTCATCAAGAACACGCCGAAGGTCACGGGCTTCCTGGGCGCCGACAAGGCCAAGCCCATGGCTATTCCCGAGCATGAGGCGATGCGGATCAAGGGCCAGGTCGCCGAAGGCATCGAGCGGCCGAAGCCGACCGTCGTCTTCGAGATCGGCGAGCAGGTGAAGGTCGCCGACGGCCCCTTCGCCTCCTTCAACGGCGTCGTCGAGGATGTCGATCACGGCCGCGCCCGCCTCAAGGTCGCTGTGTCGATCTTCGGTCGCGCCACGCCGGTCGAGCTGGAATACGGACAGGTCGAGAAGCTTTAA
- the rplK gene encoding 50S ribosomal protein L11, whose translation MAKKITGYVKLQVPAGAANPSPPIGPALGQRGLNIMEFCKAFNAKTAQMEKGMPIPVIITAYQDRSFTFEMKQPPVSYWLKKAAGLTSGSKTPGRGGNVGKVTLAQINEIAEKKMADLNCDSVESASSMIKGSARSMGLEVVG comes from the coding sequence ATGGCAAAGAAGATCACGGGCTACGTGAAGCTTCAGGTTCCGGCGGGCGCGGCCAATCCGTCGCCGCCGATCGGTCCGGCGCTGGGTCAGCGCGGCCTCAACATCATGGAATTCTGCAAGGCCTTCAATGCGAAGACCGCGCAGATGGAAAAGGGCATGCCGATCCCGGTGATCATCACCGCGTATCAGGACCGTTCCTTCACCTTCGAGATGAAGCAGCCGCCGGTGTCCTACTGGCTGAAGAAGGCCGCCGGCCTGACCTCCGGTTCCAAGACGCCTGGTCGCGGCGGCAATGTCGGCAAGGTGACGCTCGCCCAGATCAACGAGATCGCCGAGAAGAAGATGGCCGATCTCAACTGCGATTCGGTCGAATCCGCCTCGTCCATGATCAAGGGCTCCGCCCGGTCCATGGGCCTGGAAGTCGTGGGCTGA
- the rplA gene encoding 50S ribosomal protein L1: MAHIAKRVVKGREGIDRTKLYPLTDAVSLVKERATAKFDETVEVSMNLGVDPRHADQMVRGVCNLPNGSGRVLRVAVFARGAKAEEAKKAGADIVGAEDLVEIVQKGTIDFDRCIATPDMMPLVGRLGKVLGPRGLMPNPKVGTVTMDLTTAVAASKGGSVEFRVEKAGIVHAAVGKVSFSAEKLAENIKAFADSVAKAKPAGAKGTYIQRVAISSTMGPGVKIEPNSVLGG; encoded by the coding sequence ATGGCACATATCGCAAAGCGCGTCGTCAAGGGCCGTGAAGGCATTGACCGCACCAAGCTCTACCCGCTGACGGACGCCGTCTCGCTGGTCAAGGAGCGCGCCACCGCCAAGTTCGACGAGACCGTCGAGGTCTCGATGAATCTGGGCGTCGATCCGCGTCACGCCGACCAGATGGTCCGCGGCGTCTGCAACCTGCCGAACGGCTCGGGCCGCGTCCTGCGCGTCGCCGTGTTCGCGCGCGGCGCCAAGGCCGAGGAGGCCAAGAAGGCCGGTGCCGACATCGTCGGCGCGGAAGATCTCGTCGAGATCGTCCAGAAGGGCACGATCGATTTCGATCGCTGCATCGCGACCCCGGACATGATGCCGCTGGTCGGCCGCCTCGGTAAGGTGCTCGGCCCGCGTGGCCTGATGCCGAACCCGAAGGTCGGCACCGTCACCATGGACCTGACCACTGCGGTCGCCGCGTCCAAGGGCGGTTCGGTCGAGTTCCGCGTCGAGAAGGCCGGCATCGTGCATGCCGCCGTCGGCAAGGTCTCGTTCTCGGCCGAGAAGCTGGCGGAGAACATCAAGGCGTTCGCCGATTCGGTCGCCAAGGCCAAGCCCGCCGGCGCCAAGGGCACCTATATCCAGCGCGTCGCGATCTCCTCGACGATGGGTCCGGGCGTCAAGATCGAGCCGAACAGCGTCCTGGGCGGCTGA
- the rplJ gene encoding 50S ribosomal protein L10, whose amino-acid sequence MDKAAKTDAVATLNGVFANTSVVVVAHYAGLTVAQFQKLRREMKANGATVKVAKNRLAKIALEGTDVASISNLLTGPTLIAYSSDPVAAPKVATAFAKDNDKLVILGGAMGKTALNPEGVKALASMPSLDELRAKLLGLLVAPATKIAQLSTAPAAKLARVFQAYADKDAA is encoded by the coding sequence GTGGATAAAGCGGCAAAAACAGATGCCGTCGCGACCCTGAACGGCGTGTTTGCGAACACGTCGGTCGTTGTCGTGGCCCACTATGCGGGTTTGACGGTGGCTCAGTTCCAGAAGCTTCGTCGCGAGATGAAGGCCAATGGCGCCACCGTGAAGGTCGCAAAGAACCGGCTGGCCAAGATCGCTCTTGAAGGCACCGACGTCGCGTCCATCAGCAACCTGCTGACGGGCCCCACCCTGATCGCCTATTCCAGCGATCCGGTCGCGGCGCCGAAGGTCGCCACCGCTTTCGCCAAGGACAACGACAAGCTCGTCATCCTCGGCGGCGCGATGGGCAAGACCGCCCTGAACCCCGAAGGCGTCAAGGCTCTGGCCTCCATGCCCTCGCTCGACGAACTGCGCGCCAAGCTGCTCGGCCTCCTTGTGGCCCCTGCAACGAAGATCGCCCAGCTCTCGACCGCGCCTGCCGCAAAGCTCGCGCGCGTGTTCCAGGCATATGCCGACAAGGATGCGGCCTGA
- the rplL gene encoding 50S ribosomal protein L7/L12, translating to MADLAKLVDELSSLTVLEAADLAKLLEEKWGVSAAAAVAVAGPAAGPAAAAVEEQTEFTVVLAAAGDKKIEVIKEVRAITGLGLKEAKDLVEAAPKPVKESVGKDEAEKLKKQLEAVGAKVELK from the coding sequence ATGGCTGATCTTGCCAAGCTCGTCGACGAGCTGTCGTCCCTCACGGTCCTTGAGGCCGCCGACCTCGCCAAGCTTCTCGAAGAGAAGTGGGGCGTTTCCGCCGCCGCCGCCGTTGCGGTTGCCGGCCCGGCTGCTGGCCCCGCCGCCGCCGCCGTTGAAGAGCAGACCGAGTTCACCGTCGTTCTTGCCGCCGCTGGCGACAAGAAGATCGAGGTGATCAAGGAAGTCCGCGCCATCACCGGTCTCGGCCTCAAGGAAGCCAAGGACCTGGTCGAAGCTGCTCCGAAGCCTGTCAAGGAGTCGGTCGGCAAGGACGAGGCCGAAAAGCTCAAGAAGCAGCTCGAGGCCGTCGGCGCCAAGGTCGAGCTCAAGTGA
- the rpoB gene encoding DNA-directed RNA polymerase subunit beta codes for MVNSLQGRRRVRKFFGKLKEVAQMPNLIEVQKASYDQFLMVDEPKGGRGDEGLQSVFRSVFPIGDFSGASLLEFVKYTFEPPKYDVDECRQRGMTFSAPLKVTLRLIVFDIDPDTQAKSVKDIKEQDVYMGDMPLMTDNGTFIVNGTERVIVSQMHRSPGVFFDHDKGKTHSSGKLLFAARIIPYRGSWLDIEFDAKDIVYARIDRKRKIPVTSLLFALGMDGEEILSRFYNHIAYARDGKGWRVPYDAERMKGFKTTEDMIDADTGEVVVEAGKKLVARTARQLAEKGLKFLRATDEDLYTQYIAEDLVNPATGEVFAEAGEEINEKLLKLLTDEGFDEIPVLDIDHITVGPYIRNTLNVDKNSRREEALFDIYRVMRPGEPPTLETAENMFQSLFFDAERYDLSAVGRVKMNMRLDLDAEDTVRILRKEDIFAVVKALVDLRDGKGEIDDIDHLGNRRVRSVGELMENQYRLGLLRMERAIKERMSSVDIDTVMPQDLINAKPAAAAVREFFGSSQLSQFMDQTNPLSEVTHKRRLSALGPGGLTRERAGFEVRDVHPTHYGRICPIETPEGPNIGLINSLATFARVNKYGFIESPYRRIRDGKQTEEIIYLSAMEEAKYNVAQANAAVDKEGRLTDDLIVCRRAGEVIVTPVDKVDFQDVSPKQLVSVAAALIPFLENDDANRALMGSNMQRQAVPLVRADAPFVGTGMEAVVARDSGAAIAARRAGVVDQVDATRIVIRASDEMDPTKPGVDIYRLQKFQRSNQSTCITQRPLVRVGDVIKKGDIVADGPSTEFGELALGRNVLVAFMPWNGYNFEDSILLSEKIVSEDIFTSIHIEEFEVMARDTKLGPEEITRDIPNVSEEALKNLDEAGIVYIGAEVAAGDILVGKITPKGESPMTPEEKLLRAIFGEKASDVRDTSLRVPPGVQGTIVEVRVFNRHGVDKDERAQAIEREEIERLAKDRDDEQAILDRNTFARLGDILTGKVGLAGPKGFKKDTVISREGMSEFPRSQWWLFAVGDDPLMTEIEAMRKQYDESKKRLEQRFLDKVEKLQRGDELPPGVMKMVKVFVAVKRKIQPGDKMAGRHGNKGVVSRIVAAEDMPFLEDGTHADIVLNPLGVPSRMNVGQILETHLGWAAAGLGKQIGAAIDAYKKAHDVKALRASFDAVYEDNEIIASMDENELVEMGQNLRRGVPIATPVFNGAKEADIERLLEQAGLHSSGQSTLYDGRTGEPFDRKVTMGYIYMLKLHHLVDDKIHARSIGPYSLVTQQPLGGKAQFGGQRFGEMEVWALEAYGAAYTLQEMLTVKSDDVAGRTKVYESIVRGEDNFEAGIPESFNVLVKEMRSLGLNVELVSNKPRPGELPPAEAAE; via the coding sequence ATGGTCAATTCGCTCCAGGGCCGCAGGCGCGTCCGCAAGTTCTTCGGCAAACTCAAGGAAGTGGCGCAGATGCCGAACCTCATCGAGGTTCAGAAGGCGTCCTACGACCAGTTCCTGATGGTCGACGAGCCCAAGGGTGGCCGCGGCGACGAGGGCCTGCAGTCCGTCTTCAGGTCGGTGTTCCCGATCGGCGATTTCTCGGGCGCCTCGCTGCTTGAATTCGTCAAGTACACCTTCGAGCCGCCGAAATACGATGTCGACGAGTGCCGCCAGCGCGGCATGACCTTCTCGGCGCCGCTCAAGGTGACGCTGCGCCTGATCGTGTTCGATATCGATCCCGACACCCAGGCGAAGTCGGTCAAGGACATTAAGGAGCAGGATGTCTACATGGGCGACATGCCGCTCATGACCGATAACGGCACCTTCATCGTCAACGGCACCGAGCGCGTCATCGTCTCGCAGATGCACCGCTCGCCGGGCGTGTTCTTCGATCACGACAAGGGCAAGACCCATTCGTCGGGCAAGCTCTTGTTCGCCGCCCGCATCATCCCGTATCGCGGCTCCTGGCTCGACATCGAGTTCGACGCCAAGGACATCGTTTATGCGCGCATCGACCGGAAGCGCAAGATTCCGGTGACGTCGCTGCTGTTCGCGCTCGGCATGGACGGCGAGGAGATCCTCAGCCGCTTCTACAACCACATCGCCTATGCCCGCGACGGCAAGGGCTGGCGCGTGCCCTACGATGCCGAGCGCATGAAGGGCTTCAAGACGACCGAGGACATGATCGACGCCGACACCGGCGAGGTCGTGGTCGAGGCCGGCAAGAAGCTCGTTGCCCGCACCGCCCGGCAACTAGCCGAGAAGGGCCTCAAGTTCCTGCGCGCCACGGACGAGGACCTCTACACCCAGTACATCGCCGAGGACCTGGTCAATCCGGCGACCGGCGAGGTCTTCGCCGAGGCTGGCGAGGAGATCAACGAGAAGCTCCTCAAGCTGCTAACCGACGAGGGTTTCGACGAGATCCCGGTGCTCGACATCGACCACATCACGGTCGGCCCCTATATCCGCAACACGCTGAACGTAGACAAGAACTCGCGCCGTGAAGAGGCGCTGTTCGACATCTACCGCGTGATGCGTCCGGGCGAGCCGCCGACGCTCGAGACCGCCGAGAACATGTTCCAGTCGCTGTTCTTCGACGCCGAGCGCTACGACCTCTCGGCCGTCGGCCGCGTCAAGATGAACATGCGCCTCGACCTCGACGCCGAGGACACCGTGCGCATCCTGCGCAAGGAGGACATCTTCGCGGTCGTCAAGGCGCTGGTCGACCTGCGCGACGGCAAGGGCGAGATCGACGACATCGACCATCTCGGCAACCGGCGCGTGCGCTCGGTCGGCGAGCTGATGGAGAACCAGTATCGCCTGGGCCTGCTGCGCATGGAGCGCGCCATCAAGGAGCGCATGTCCTCGGTCGACATCGACACGGTGATGCCGCAGGACCTGATCAACGCGAAGCCTGCGGCCGCCGCCGTGCGCGAGTTCTTCGGCTCGTCGCAGCTCTCGCAGTTCATGGACCAGACGAACCCCCTCTCGGAAGTCACACATAAGCGTCGTCTTTCGGCGCTTGGCCCGGGTGGTCTGACCCGCGAGCGCGCCGGCTTCGAGGTGCGCGACGTGCACCCGACGCATTACGGCCGCATCTGCCCGATCGAGACGCCGGAAGGCCCGAATATCGGCCTGATCAACTCGCTCGCCACCTTCGCGCGGGTGAACAAGTACGGCTTTATCGAGAGCCCCTATCGCCGCATCCGTGACGGCAAGCAGACCGAGGAGATCATCTATCTCTCGGCGATGGAGGAGGCGAAGTACAACGTCGCCCAGGCCAATGCCGCCGTCGACAAGGAAGGCCGTCTGACGGACGATCTGATCGTCTGTCGCCGCGCCGGCGAGGTCATCGTCACGCCGGTCGACAAGGTCGACTTCCAGGACGTGTCGCCGAAGCAGCTCGTCTCGGTCGCCGCGGCGCTGATCCCGTTCCTCGAGAACGACGACGCCAACCGCGCGCTGATGGGCTCGAACATGCAGCGCCAGGCGGTGCCGCTGGTTCGCGCCGATGCGCCCTTCGTCGGCACCGGCATGGAAGCTGTCGTCGCCCGTGACTCGGGCGCCGCGATCGCGGCCCGCCGCGCCGGCGTCGTCGACCAGGTCGACGCGACGCGTATCGTCATCCGCGCTTCCGACGAGATGGACCCGACCAAGCCGGGCGTTGACATCTACCGGCTGCAGAAGTTCCAACGCTCGAACCAGTCGACCTGCATCACGCAGCGTCCGCTGGTGCGCGTCGGCGACGTCATCAAGAAGGGTGACATCGTCGCTGACGGCCCGTCGACTGAGTTCGGCGAGCTTGCGCTCGGCCGCAACGTGCTCGTCGCGTTCATGCCGTGGAACGGCTACAACTTCGAGGACTCGATCCTGCTCTCGGAGAAGATCGTCTCGGAAGACATCTTCACCTCGATCCATATCGAGGAATTCGAAGTCATGGCCCGCGACACCAAGCTCGGGCCGGAGGAGATCACGCGCGACATTCCGAACGTTTCGGAAGAGGCGCTGAAGAACCTCGACGAAGCCGGCATCGTCTATATCGGCGCCGAAGTGGCGGCTGGCGACATCCTCGTGGGCAAGATCACGCCCAAGGGCGAAAGCCCGATGACGCCGGAGGAGAAGCTGCTCCGCGCCATCTTCGGCGAGAAGGCCTCGGACGTCCGCGACACCTCGCTGCGGGTTCCGCCCGGCGTGCAGGGCACGATCGTCGAGGTGCGCGTGTTCAACCGCCATGGCGTCGACAAGGACGAGCGCGCCCAGGCGATCGAGCGCGAGGAGATCGAGCGTCTCGCCAAGGACCGCGACGACGAGCAGGCGATCCTGGACCGCAACACTTTCGCGCGTCTTGGCGACATCCTGACCGGCAAGGTCGGTCTCGCCGGTCCGAAGGGCTTCAAGAAGGACACGGTCATCTCCCGCGAGGGCATGTCCGAGTTCCCGCGCTCGCAGTGGTGGCTGTTCGCGGTCGGCGACGACCCGCTGATGACCGAGATCGAAGCGATGCGGAAGCAGTACGACGAGTCGAAGAAGCGCCTCGAGCAGCGCTTCCTCGACAAGGTCGAGAAGCTGCAGCGCGGCGACGAACTGCCTCCGGGCGTGATGAAGATGGTCAAGGTCTTCGTCGCGGTGAAGCGCAAGATCCAGCCGGGCGACAAGATGGCCGGCCGTCACGGCAACAAGGGCGTGGTCTCGCGCATCGTTGCCGCCGAGGACATGCCGTTCCTCGAGGACGGCACCCATGCCGACATCGTGCTGAACCCGCTGGGCGTGCCGTCGCGTATGAATGTCGGGCAGATCCTGGAGACCCATCTGGGCTGGGCCGCTGCCGGTCTCGGCAAGCAGATCGGTGCGGCGATCGACGCGTACAAGAAGGCGCATGACGTCAAGGCGCTGCGGGCTTCGTTCGACGCTGTCTACGAGGACAACGAGATCATCGCCTCGATGGACGAGAACGAGCTCGTCGAGATGGGCCAGAACCTGCGCCGCGGCGTTCCGATCGCGACGCCGGTGTTCAACGGCGCCAAGGAGGCCGATATCGAGCGGCTGCTGGAGCAAGCGGGCTTGCACTCGTCCGGCCAGTCCACGCTCTATGACGGCCGGACTGGCGAGCCCTTCGACCGCAAGGTCACGATGGGCTACATCTACATGCTGAAGCTGCACCATCTGGTCGACGACAAGATCCATGCCCGTTCGATCGGCCCGTACTCGCTCGTTACCCAGCAGCCGCTGGGCGGCAAGGCGCAGTTCGGCGGACAGCGCTTCGGCGAGATGGAGGTCTGGGCGCTCGAGGCTTACGGCGCCGCCTACACGCTGCAAGAAATGCTGACGGTGAAGTCGGACGACGTCGCGGGCCGTACCAAGGTCTACGAGTCGATCGTGCGCGGCGAGGACAACTTCGAGGCGGGCATCCCCGAGAGCTTCAACGTGCTCGTCAAGGAAATGCGCTCGCTCGGCCTCAACGTCGAACTGGTCAGCAACAAGCCGCGCCCCGGCGAGTTGCCGCCGGCCGAAGCGGCCGAATAA